In a genomic window of Pseudodesulfovibrio sp. S3:
- a CDS encoding aminodeoxychorismate/anthranilate synthase component II: protein MFLLIDNFDSFTFNLVQAFQQLGADPVVIRNDREKVLELAESGTLERVCLSPGPSNPQNAGFCLEFLARLPKEVPVLGVCLGHQTLGHFAGAPVERAERIMHGKTSEVVHEGQGIFHGLPSPFTVCRYHSLIVPAEKAADRIEVTARTRRGEIMGLQYRDRPWHGVQFHPESILTPDGPKLLQNFLNLKGYIS, encoded by the coding sequence ATGTTTTTGCTGATCGATAATTTCGACTCCTTCACCTTCAATCTGGTGCAGGCCTTCCAACAGCTCGGTGCCGACCCGGTAGTCATCCGCAACGACCGCGAAAAGGTCCTGGAGCTGGCCGAAAGCGGCACCCTGGAACGGGTCTGCCTCTCTCCCGGCCCGAGCAACCCGCAGAACGCGGGCTTCTGCCTGGAATTCCTGGCCCGGCTGCCCAAGGAAGTTCCGGTGCTCGGCGTCTGCCTGGGCCACCAGACCCTGGGGCATTTTGCGGGAGCGCCCGTGGAGCGCGCCGAACGCATCATGCACGGCAAGACCTCCGAGGTGGTGCACGAGGGCCAGGGCATATTCCATGGGCTGCCTTCGCCGTTCACGGTCTGCCGCTACCATTCGCTCATTGTCCCGGCCGAAAAGGCCGCCGACAGGATCGAGGTCACGGCCCGGACCCGGCGGGGCGAAATCATGGGGCTCCAGTACAGGGACCGCCCCTGGCACGGAGTCCAGTTCCACCCGGAATCCATCCTCACCCCGGACGGCCCCAAGCTCCTCCAGAACTTCCTGAACCTGAAAGGATACATATCATGA
- a CDS encoding prephenate dehydrogenase codes for MSAGIYKITIVGANGQMGGLFARDFTQLGLKVTQLNRPFTDDDVREALHGCDLLLLSVPVTAMDAVLDRMLPHLTPPTILCDVGSVKVLPLKAMLDRYDGPVVGTHPLFGPVIPDGFEPKVAIMPGHEDDVDAAVAVAALFKRCGYHCFASTPQEHDRAMAFVQGLNYTTTVAYLAAARDVDGIENFVTPSFQRRLDSAAKMLTKDTELFEVISEANPYMQEVSRKYMSYLSLAAGGDLDLLADRAQWWWRSDETY; via the coding sequence ATGTCAGCAGGAATATACAAGATCACCATCGTGGGTGCCAATGGCCAGATGGGTGGGCTCTTCGCTAGAGACTTTACCCAACTCGGCCTCAAGGTGACGCAGCTCAACCGCCCCTTCACGGATGACGATGTCCGTGAAGCGCTGCACGGTTGCGACCTGCTCCTGCTCAGTGTGCCGGTGACCGCAATGGATGCGGTGCTGGATCGGATGCTGCCCCACCTGACCCCGCCGACCATCCTCTGCGATGTCGGTTCCGTGAAGGTGCTCCCGCTCAAGGCCATGCTCGACCGGTACGATGGCCCGGTGGTGGGTACCCACCCGCTCTTCGGTCCGGTCATCCCGGACGGTTTCGAACCCAAGGTGGCGATCATGCCCGGCCATGAAGACGATGTGGATGCTGCAGTTGCCGTGGCAGCCCTGTTCAAGCGTTGCGGTTACCACTGCTTCGCGTCCACACCCCAGGAACACGACCGTGCAATGGCCTTCGTACAGGGGCTGAATTACACGACCACCGTGGCGTATCTGGCCGCTGCCAGAGACGTTGACGGCATTGAAAATTTCGTGACCCCGTCCTTTCAGCGCAGGCTGGACTCGGCGGCCAAGATGCTGACCAAGGATACCGAATTGTTCGAAGTCATCTCCGAGGCCAACCCCTACATGCAGGAAGTCAGCCGCAAATACATGTCCTATCTGAGCCTGGCCGCAGGCGGCGATCTCGATCTGCTGGCCGACCGGGCGCAGTGGTGGTGGCGTAGCGACGAAACATATTAA
- the aroA gene encoding 3-phosphoshikimate 1-carboxyvinyltransferase, with amino-acid sequence MSKDPIIINAPASKSLSHRTLIAAALAKGVSEISSALDSDDITRTRGCLTACGARIEETGGKLVVTGMEDGPKGGNADGKHKEEAPHELFMHESGTTCRLMTAVAAAGHGTFRIHGAPRMHERPMAELVNALTGLGSKFTFEAKEGFLPFVMTSKGYAKKTVEITLEESSQYLSGLLLGAPLAAHETTITVTGRKAVSWPYVALTLRIMEDFKAGFSVEVKEGRTWKALPWRSVKNVTPGKIRFIVQPTGYENTDYRVEGDWSNASYFLAAGAVGKRPVLIKGLAADSLQGDRAIMDILSQMGASIKVNFDGILVEPSRLRGVHVDMGRCPDLVPTVSAVAAFASTPTTIENVAHLRIKETDRLAACATEVARTQCETETTSDSLIIRPGRLPKGHPVNFTTYGDHRMAMSMSLFELGGLKVTLDNPACVGKSFPGFFDEWKKITG; translated from the coding sequence ATGTCCAAGGACCCGATCATCATAAACGCTCCGGCCAGCAAATCCCTGTCCCATCGGACGCTCATCGCTGCTGCGCTGGCAAAGGGCGTGTCCGAGATATCGTCCGCGCTGGACTCCGACGACATCACCCGCACACGGGGTTGCCTGACGGCCTGCGGTGCCAGGATCGAGGAAACAGGCGGAAAGCTCGTGGTCACGGGCATGGAAGACGGCCCCAAGGGCGGCAATGCCGACGGCAAGCACAAGGAAGAAGCGCCCCATGAACTGTTCATGCACGAATCCGGCACCACCTGCCGACTCATGACCGCCGTGGCCGCTGCCGGGCACGGAACCTTTCGCATCCACGGCGCACCCAGAATGCACGAACGGCCCATGGCCGAACTGGTGAACGCCCTGACCGGACTCGGCTCAAAATTTACGTTCGAAGCAAAAGAGGGGTTCCTCCCCTTTGTCATGACCAGCAAGGGCTACGCGAAGAAAACCGTGGAAATCACCCTGGAAGAAAGCAGCCAATACCTCTCCGGCCTGCTCCTGGGCGCCCCCCTTGCCGCACATGAGACCACCATCACCGTGACCGGCAGGAAGGCCGTATCCTGGCCTTACGTGGCCCTGACCCTGCGCATAATGGAAGATTTCAAGGCCGGCTTCAGCGTCGAGGTCAAGGAAGGCCGGACCTGGAAAGCCCTGCCCTGGCGTTCGGTCAAGAACGTGACCCCCGGCAAGATCCGCTTCATCGTCCAGCCCACCGGGTACGAGAACACCGACTATCGGGTGGAAGGCGACTGGTCCAACGCCAGCTACTTCCTGGCAGCCGGAGCCGTGGGCAAACGCCCTGTGCTGATCAAGGGGTTGGCCGCCGACTCGCTTCAGGGCGACCGGGCCATCATGGACATACTCAGCCAGATGGGCGCGAGCATCAAGGTCAACTTTGACGGCATCCTGGTGGAGCCGAGCAGGCTCAGGGGCGTCCATGTGGACATGGGCCGCTGCCCGGACCTGGTGCCGACCGTGAGCGCGGTGGCGGCCTTTGCCTCCACGCCGACAACCATCGAGAACGTGGCCCATCTGCGCATCAAGGAGACCGACCGGCTGGCGGCCTGCGCCACTGAAGTGGCCCGCACCCAGTGCGAAACCGAAACCACCAGCGATTCGCTGATCATCAGGCCGGGCCGTCTGCCCAAGGGGCATCCGGTCAATTTCACCACCTACGGCGACCACCGCATGGCCATGTCCATGTCCCTGTTCGAACTGGGCGGGCTGAAGGTCACCCTTGACAATCCGGCATGCGTCGGCAAATCATTCCCCGGCTTCTTTGACGAATGGAAGAAGATCACCGGATAA
- a CDS encoding 3-dehydroquinate synthase II family protein, with amino-acid sequence MKKVIFKSVPFDKNLITLALESGVDAVMVEKDQVKGVQALGRVTVITPEDMPVVELTKKADEDVAVKGIQAGNNVVLKKGWEIIPVENILAQVDNLALECENLDRAILAAGILERGCDTIVVLPEGAADLKQIVSELKLSQGTMDLQTATVTAIESAGLGHRVCVDTISMLKKGQGMLIGNSSAFSFLVHAETESNPYVAARPFRVNAGAVHAYAQMPGDKTTYLEELAAGTDVLIVGADGTTSLATVGRVKVEVRPMLLITAEVKTSQGTKTGQVFLQNAETIRVVSDKGEPVSVVTLQVGDRIMVKTDEAGRHFGMRIKEEIKEG; translated from the coding sequence ATGAAAAAAGTCATTTTCAAATCCGTCCCCTTTGACAAGAACCTGATCACCCTGGCCCTTGAATCCGGCGTTGACGCCGTCATGGTCGAGAAGGACCAGGTCAAGGGAGTGCAAGCCCTGGGCCGGGTGACCGTCATCACCCCCGAAGACATGCCAGTGGTCGAACTGACCAAAAAGGCGGACGAAGACGTGGCCGTCAAGGGAATCCAGGCAGGCAACAACGTGGTCCTCAAAAAGGGGTGGGAGATCATCCCGGTGGAAAACATCCTGGCCCAGGTGGACAACCTGGCCCTGGAATGCGAAAACCTGGACCGGGCCATCCTGGCCGCCGGTATCCTGGAGCGCGGCTGCGACACCATCGTGGTCCTGCCCGAAGGGGCGGCTGATCTGAAACAGATCGTATCCGAACTCAAACTCTCGCAGGGCACCATGGACCTCCAAACCGCCACCGTCACCGCCATAGAATCCGCAGGACTGGGCCACCGCGTCTGCGTGGACACCATATCCATGCTCAAAAAAGGCCAGGGCATGCTCATCGGCAACTCCAGCGCCTTTTCCTTTCTGGTACACGCAGAGACCGAATCCAATCCTTACGTGGCCGCGCGCCCCTTCCGGGTCAATGCGGGGGCGGTTCACGCCTACGCCCAAATGCCCGGCGACAAGACCACCTATCTTGAAGAGCTGGCAGCCGGGACCGACGTGCTCATCGTGGGGGCCGACGGCACCACCTCCCTGGCCACGGTCGGCCGCGTCAAGGTGGAGGTCCGCCCCATGCTGCTCATCACGGCGGAAGTGAAGACCTCCCAAGGCACCAAGACCGGCCAGGTCTTCCTGCAAAACGCCGAGACCATCCGCGTGGTTTCCGACAAGGGCGAACCGGTCTCTGTGGTCACCTTGCAGGTGGGCGACAGGATCATGGTCAAGACAGACGAGGCAGGCCGCCACTTCGGCATGCGCATCAAGGAAGAAATCAAGGAAGGCTAG
- the pheA gene encoding prephenate dehydratase — MADKADKNDIPDLGELRESIDAIDKKIVDLLNKRAEVSLGVGRYKAARNEAIYKPFREQEVMDKIADSSPGPLPDKHLRTIYREIMSSSRHLQRPERVVYLGPEGTFSYFAAIEHMGSAASLTPKSNFEDIFRAVAEEGAELGVIPLENSIEGTVGQVVDLFMKYKVYIQAEVFSRISHSLISHAEKVEDVEVIYSHPQPLGQCRDWLRTHLRDVPTIPMESTAEAAEVVAGKKAAAVVGHIKLADMHGMNVLAQSIEDLPDNWTRFLIIGAAPSQEDKRDKTSILFTLPNRPGALARVLTTMAHQGINMTKLESRPFRGEKWRYVFFADLACDLGGERYQDVLEDIRDQCHTLRVLGTYPTQEEL, encoded by the coding sequence ATGGCTGATAAAGCTGACAAAAACGATATACCCGACCTTGGCGAACTGCGAGAATCCATCGACGCCATCGACAAGAAGATAGTGGACCTGCTCAATAAGCGCGCCGAGGTGAGCCTCGGTGTGGGCCGGTACAAGGCGGCCAGGAATGAGGCCATCTACAAGCCCTTCCGCGAGCAGGAGGTCATGGACAAGATAGCGGATTCCAGCCCCGGCCCCCTGCCGGACAAACACCTGCGCACCATCTACCGGGAGATCATGAGTTCCTCGCGCCATCTGCAACGGCCCGAGCGCGTGGTCTACCTCGGTCCCGAGGGCACGTTCTCCTACTTTGCAGCCATTGAGCATATGGGTTCCGCCGCGTCCCTCACGCCCAAGTCCAACTTCGAAGACATCTTCCGGGCCGTGGCCGAGGAAGGGGCCGAACTGGGCGTCATCCCGCTGGAGAATTCCATCGAGGGCACCGTGGGCCAGGTGGTGGACCTGTTCATGAAGTACAAGGTCTACATCCAGGCCGAGGTGTTCAGCCGCATCAGTCATTCCCTCATCTCCCATGCCGAAAAGGTGGAGGACGTGGAGGTCATTTACTCCCACCCGCAACCGCTGGGCCAATGCCGGGACTGGCTGCGGACCCACCTGCGTGACGTGCCGACCATCCCCATGGAATCCACGGCCGAGGCCGCCGAAGTGGTGGCCGGAAAAAAAGCGGCCGCCGTGGTCGGCCACATCAAGCTGGCGGACATGCACGGCATGAACGTGCTGGCCCAATCCATCGAAGATCTGCCCGACAATTGGACCCGGTTCCTGATCATCGGCGCGGCCCCGTCCCAGGAGGACAAGCGCGACAAGACCTCCATCCTGTTCACCCTGCCCAACCGGCCCGGTGCGCTGGCCCGCGTGCTCACCACCATGGCCCACCAGGGCATCAACATGACAAAACTCGAATCCCGCCCGTTCAGAGGCGAGAAATGGAGATATGTCTTCTTCGCCGACCTGGCCTGCGACCTCGGCGGAGAACGCTATCAGGACGTGCTCGAAGACATCCGGGACCAGTGCCATACCCTGCGCGTCCTGGGAACATACCCAACCCAGGAGGAACTGTAA
- a CDS encoding ammonium transporter — protein MFLRKSPIHVSKRFAMGAAVLVAALAPTFAYAEEVEYLTQSNANILWTLIAACLVMIMQAGFACVEAGFTRAKSAGNIMMKNFLDFSAGSIVFFLFGFAVMFGLDAGGFIGTSGYALSGVGESEMMWTYTFWFFQSVFAATAATIVSGGMAERTKFGSYILVSIVISGLIYPISGHWAWGSLWLGDDGAGWLEALGFCDFAGSSVVHSVGGWIALAGALVLGPRIGKYTEDGKAKAIPGHNIPLAGLGVFILWFGWFGFNPGSTTTADNTIGLIAMNTSLAACGGVLGAMVISWFRFGKPDISMSMNGALAGLVGITAPCATVTPGSSIIIGLVAGVLVVLSIEFIDKVLKIDDPVGASSVHGVCGAWGTIACGLFNTDGGLFFGGGTAQLGVQLLGAGVFFIWAFGAGFILMSIVKSIFGLRVEKEDELKGLDIAEHGSESYNGFQLFSNE, from the coding sequence ATGTTTTTGAGAAAGTCCCCGATCCATGTTTCCAAGAGGTTCGCCATGGGAGCGGCCGTATTGGTAGCAGCCCTGGCCCCCACCTTTGCCTATGCTGAAGAGGTGGAGTACCTGACGCAGTCCAATGCCAACATCCTTTGGACCCTGATTGCGGCCTGCCTGGTCATGATCATGCAGGCCGGTTTCGCCTGTGTTGAGGCTGGTTTTACCCGCGCCAAGTCTGCGGGCAACATCATGATGAAGAACTTCCTGGATTTTTCCGCGGGTTCCATCGTTTTCTTCCTGTTCGGTTTCGCCGTCATGTTCGGCCTGGATGCAGGCGGGTTCATCGGCACTTCCGGTTACGCCCTGTCCGGCGTTGGTGAAAGCGAGATGATGTGGACCTACACGTTCTGGTTCTTCCAGTCCGTGTTCGCCGCCACTGCGGCCACCATCGTTTCCGGCGGCATGGCCGAACGTACCAAATTCGGCAGCTACATCCTGGTGTCCATTGTGATCTCCGGCCTGATCTACCCCATCTCCGGCCATTGGGCCTGGGGCTCCCTGTGGTTGGGCGACGACGGTGCCGGTTGGCTCGAAGCCCTTGGTTTCTGCGACTTCGCCGGTTCCTCCGTTGTCCACTCCGTGGGTGGCTGGATCGCCCTGGCCGGTGCCCTGGTGCTCGGTCCCCGTATCGGCAAGTACACCGAAGACGGCAAGGCCAAGGCCATTCCCGGTCACAACATCCCCCTGGCTGGTCTGGGCGTGTTCATTCTCTGGTTCGGCTGGTTCGGCTTCAACCCCGGTTCCACCACCACTGCCGACAACACCATCGGCCTGATAGCCATGAACACCTCCCTGGCCGCTTGCGGCGGCGTGCTCGGCGCCATGGTCATATCCTGGTTCCGTTTCGGCAAGCCCGACATCTCCATGTCCATGAACGGCGCGCTGGCCGGACTGGTCGGTATCACCGCCCCCTGCGCCACGGTCACTCCCGGTTCTTCCATCATCATTGGTCTTGTCGCCGGTGTGCTGGTGGTTCTGTCCATCGAATTCATCGACAAGGTTCTCAAGATTGATGATCCCGTCGGTGCTTCTTCAGTCCACGGTGTCTGCGGTGCCTGGGGAACCATTGCCTGCGGCCTGTTCAATACCGACGGCGGTTTGTTCTTCGGCGGCGGCACGGCCCAGCTCGGCGTGCAGTTGCTCGGTGCGGGCGTCTTCTTCATATGGGCCTTCGGCGCCGGTTTCATCCTCATGTCCATAGTCAAGAGCATCTTCGGCCTCCGGGTTGAAAAGGAAGACGAGCTCAAGGGGCTTGATATCGCCGAACACGGCTCCGAGTCCTACAACGGCTTCCAGCTCTTCAGCAACGAGTAG
- a CDS encoding anthranilate synthase component I family protein, with amino-acid sequence MEKIILTQHGKWMPADVQTTISLYMGLVGDQPGILLESAEVDGRLGRYSLIAFDYRLMLHPVDGKLVVDVNDDRLAPLKELEGMDYLPGIKKAVEMLSIKQETTGGNVRDGLPGLTRGLYGYFGYGVAGMFERKLTEVCKPANAEACLVLPGQLVLFDHLRHSCCYLSLDKGATPMPAPIQWGADLTAPEVGKPKVYPEKEEYMAGVERCKELIAEGECIQVVLSTHFSVPLPDEPFKIYRRLRQANPSPFMFYMKFPDCPSMGKTCGTTLLGSSPEMMVRSAAGQLEVRPIAGTRWRGETEKEDIRLEEELLADPKERAEHVMLVDLGRNDLGRISKPGTVTVEKFMNVERFSHVMHLTSYVEGELKDGLDGVDVLQATFPAGTLSGAPKIRAMEIIAELEPQDRGPYGGCIGWMGLDNGVVSLDTGITIRSMWIRDGQCHWQAGAGIVYDSDPEAEWNECHNKARVILEVITGKGGTDVFADR; translated from the coding sequence ATGGAAAAAATCATTCTCACGCAGCACGGCAAATGGATGCCTGCCGACGTGCAAACGACCATCTCCCTCTATATGGGCCTGGTGGGCGACCAACCCGGCATCCTGCTGGAATCGGCAGAGGTGGACGGACGCCTCGGCCGATACTCCCTCATCGCCTTCGACTACCGGCTCATGCTCCATCCCGTGGACGGCAAGCTGGTGGTGGACGTCAACGACGACCGCCTGGCCCCGCTCAAGGAGCTGGAGGGCATGGACTACCTCCCCGGCATCAAAAAGGCCGTGGAGATGCTCTCCATCAAACAGGAGACGACAGGCGGCAATGTCCGCGACGGCCTGCCCGGTCTGACCCGAGGCCTCTACGGCTATTTCGGTTACGGTGTGGCAGGCATGTTCGAGCGCAAGCTGACCGAGGTGTGCAAACCGGCCAATGCCGAAGCATGTCTGGTCCTGCCCGGCCAGTTGGTACTGTTCGACCACCTGCGCCATTCATGCTGCTACCTGAGCCTTGACAAAGGAGCCACGCCCATGCCCGCCCCCATCCAATGGGGCGCAGACCTGACCGCTCCCGAGGTCGGGAAGCCCAAGGTGTATCCCGAAAAAGAAGAATACATGGCCGGTGTGGAACGATGCAAAGAACTGATCGCAGAGGGCGAATGCATTCAGGTGGTCCTGTCCACCCACTTCTCCGTGCCGCTGCCGGATGAGCCATTCAAGATTTACCGCCGCCTCAGGCAGGCCAACCCCTCCCCGTTCATGTTCTACATGAAATTCCCGGACTGCCCGTCCATGGGCAAGACCTGCGGCACCACCCTGCTCGGCTCCTCGCCCGAGATGATGGTCCGGTCCGCCGCCGGACAGCTTGAGGTACGCCCCATTGCCGGTACACGCTGGAGGGGCGAAACCGAAAAGGAAGACATCCGCCTGGAAGAGGAACTGCTGGCCGATCCCAAGGAGCGGGCCGAGCACGTCATGCTCGTGGACCTGGGCCGCAACGACCTGGGCCGCATATCCAAGCCCGGCACGGTCACAGTGGAAAAATTCATGAACGTCGAACGGTTCTCTCACGTCATGCACCTCACTTCCTATGTGGAAGGCGAACTCAAGGACGGGTTGGACGGCGTGGACGTGCTCCAGGCGACCTTCCCGGCGGGAACCCTGTCCGGCGCACCCAAGATCAGGGCCATGGAAATCATCGCCGAGCTGGAGCCTCAGGACCGTGGTCCCTATGGCGGCTGCATCGGCTGGATGGGCCTGGACAACGGCGTTGTCTCCCTGGACACGGGCATCACCATCCGGTCCATGTGGATTCGCGACGGCCAGTGCCATTGGCAGGCAGGCGCGGGAATCGTCTACGATTCCGATCCCGAAGCCGAATGGAACGAATGCCACAACAAGGCCCGCGTGATCCTCGAAGTCATCACAGGAAAGGGAGGCACCGATGTTTTTGCTGATCGATAA
- a CDS encoding 2-amino-3,7-dideoxy-D-threo-hept-6-ulosonate synthase → MHIGKAIRLERIFNRNTGRTIVVPMDHGVTVGPIDGLVDMRQAVGKVVEGGANAVIEHKGLVRCGHRAKGKDIGLIVHLSASTTLSPFPNAKSLVASVEDAIRLGADAISIHCNLGDETEAAMLNDFGKISSDAANWGMPLLAMVYARGPKVKNEYAPEIVAHCARVGTELGADVVKVNYTGDIKSFTHVCDSCCVPVVIAGGPKLDSTEAFLQMVQDSLEAGGAGLSVGRNVFQHENPTRLVEALNMVVHGDESVETALKHLNG, encoded by the coding sequence ATGCACATCGGAAAAGCAATCAGGCTGGAACGAATTTTCAACCGAAATACCGGCCGCACCATAGTGGTGCCCATGGACCACGGCGTAACCGTCGGCCCCATAGACGGACTGGTGGACATGCGCCAGGCCGTGGGCAAGGTGGTTGAAGGCGGAGCCAACGCCGTCATCGAGCACAAGGGATTGGTCCGTTGCGGCCACCGTGCCAAGGGCAAGGACATCGGACTCATCGTCCACCTGTCCGCTTCCACGACCCTGTCTCCGTTCCCCAATGCCAAATCCCTGGTGGCAAGCGTCGAGGACGCCATCCGTCTCGGCGCGGACGCCATCTCCATCCACTGCAACCTGGGCGACGAGACCGAAGCGGCCATGTTGAACGATTTCGGCAAAATATCCTCTGACGCCGCCAACTGGGGCATGCCCCTGCTGGCCATGGTCTATGCCCGAGGCCCCAAGGTAAAAAACGAATACGCCCCTGAAATCGTGGCCCACTGCGCTCGTGTGGGTACCGAACTGGGCGCGGATGTGGTCAAGGTCAACTACACCGGCGACATCAAATCCTTCACCCACGTATGCGACTCCTGCTGTGTCCCCGTCGTCATCGCCGGTGGCCCGAAACTTGACAGCACCGAAGCATTCCTTCAGATGGTGCAGGACTCCCTGGAAGCCGGCGGCGCTGGATTGTCCGTTGGACGCAACGTTTTCCAACATGAAAACCCGACCCGCCTGGTGGAGGCTCTCAACATGGTCGTCCATGGCGACGAGTCCGTTGAAACCGCTCTCAAGCATCTTAACGGTTAA